Genomic DNA from Solanum pennellii chromosome 3, SPENNV200:
GAGAGTTGGAGCAGATAGTGGAATTGATAAAGTTGTTGTTTGGTCCAATAGGGAGATGCTGATGAGAATGAGGGCATGCTGCCAGATAACCTCACGGAGTCTCTAGAGCAATTAAAAGCAGAGAATCATGAGCTTAAAGAAAGGTCTTGTTCTGCAACCTTTGCATTATTGTCAAAgctattttgtttcattttaggTTCATATGAACTATCAACATGTCTATTTATTTAACAGGTTGCGGAGGAAAGAGGAAGAGATTTTAGGTGATCTGTTACGTGATTTACAGCATGAAAGAGAGAGATCCAAATCACTTGAAGCTCAGGTTAGATGAGATTTTGATGTTAAGTGTTTCCCAATATAGCCTCATTTCTGTGAATGAAAGTTGTTGATGTGAGAGGAACTGGTAATCAGTAGTTTTCCGTCCGACGTTGAGTTTGGATATGAAGTACTACTTGTTCATGTTCCTTTGTCTGTCTTCATTCTCGGAACTGAAAACATGATCTTAAGGTCCGTGGACCTTTCTGTGGTTCCTGCTATTGAATCTATCTGCAGTTTATTTTTGTAATAGTAATGGTGAAACTCTGTTAGACTAGATTTTGATGGGTTCTTTAAAGAAACTGAAATACTTCTGCTCCATGTTCAGCTGCAGGAGTCTACTAGAAAAATAGAGGAACTTAACAAGGAGCAAGAAAGTTTAATAGACATATTCACGGAGGAGAGACAACGCCGCGATATGGAGGAGGAGAACTTAAGAAAGAAGTTGAAGGTGAACTTCACTCAACTCTTTGCAACTTTTCTTTAGGAAGTGAATAGTCAATTCATTTTCTTGGCTCGATTTCAGGATGCATCAAATACTGTACAAGAGCTTCTTGACAAGGTGCAGGTTCTGGAGAAGACAAGGTCTGCCAATTATAGGTAGTTTAAATCGTGTAGAGAACTCAGAGGCTCTCTTGGTTGTCCATGCTGTACATATTATGAGTGGTCCATAGCACCAAAATTCGTAGGAACATCACTTTGGTGCAGTGATTTTAACCTAATTGTGCTTCCACTGCTCTTGAGCTTCGGGCACACATGCATTGCTCATTTCTTCTCCAAGTTTCGGTTGTCTTGTCTAGTAGGGTGGTTTATAGTGAACCTCGATTCCCTATTGTCTTTAGAACGTGAAGCCTCTCATCTTCTTAGCTTTGAAGTGTGCTGGAATTGACATTTTTTGTTGCCTTACAAGGTGTTAGGAGAAATATCAATGCCGAATTTTTTCCCAGGATGGTGTGCTACTGTATTGTAAATATTCTAGAAAATGGCCAGACTTATTGCCCTCTAATTTGATGGAGATGCTGGTGCcattctttatttttgtccAACAATTTTGTGGTGATAATTTTACTAGTAATTGCAGCACAAGTTCATTATCGTTTTGTTCTTTGATGCATTATAGGAGCCTTCCAAAACAGTCGAAACCGAAGTACAATTGTAGCTTTAGTTTTTGCTTTGTTCATCGATTCGTATATAACCCTCCAAAATCCAAATACTCTTTAGGTGTAGATCGTTGCTTATAATCTACTGAGTGATGGAAGGGGTATATATGACCCAAAAGTATAACAAAGGGTATATATAAACTATTTCCAACAGTACAGGGGTATATTTAACGTTATTTCACATTGGTTAAGGTTTTGACAGTGATCTAACGTCTGGtcgtttttcaaagttttccagaagaaactaagaaaaaagTTTGAACAATACTATAATCCCGATATCCTAAAACGGCGCAACTTATTTAAAAGATGCCAAGTGGAACTTTCGAAATGCCATGTTGATCAACAATGAATTAAGTGACAGGTCAGAATTAAGAGTTGTTACATGAATAATTGACTTCGTCACAATCCTTTGTAATTAGGTGTTGTCAAAGAATACGAAACAAGAGTCATTCAGAGCATGTACACTGatccaaataaagagaaacgcTCGAGAAGAGTTCGTATACTTTATAttcaaaacccaaaaattacAGCTTTCTTTTCTCAGTTAAGTCACTCTGATatgaacaaaacaaaaagtCAAGACCCTTCAAAACAAAAGATCTCTACAATTACGAACAGAATTTTTTACTTTTCGGCAGCAAACACTCATCCATTAGTCTGCATCTCCACGTCCTTCCAAATAGACGCAAAGTAAAAGAGACAAATCGAGGAGGAGCAAGGCGGTGTTCTCAATCTATAAAAccccaaaagaaaaaagagctATTGGAAATGCTTTTCTCCTAAAGGCTATCTAGCTCTATTAAATCATTGTTTCAagtgttcttttttttaaactagTGTTCAGTGTGTGCTATTAGACCCCCCCTCAGCAGACAACAGAAGAAACAGAGAGTGGGTAACGGAAAGTGTTGGCATATTGGAAGGATATAGTATGACCATTAATAAGAGGCTTCCCATCATTGACGAGACAATCGTCAAAATGTAGGCGCTTGAATATACGAGGGTTAATAAGACGAGCAGAGCTGAACCAACCACAGCTGAGATGGATACCGGAGATGTCACAGCCAGAGACACAGACGTTCATTATCTCCACTGTGTACGTGGGTATCCCACTGGGTAGAGGTGCTGTGGGTCCTTGATTTATAACAATATCAGATTTTGAACATTTGTCACCCCATATCCGGGTTGTTTCCACTTCATTTCCTGCACCAAAAGGCAATTGCACAATTATGTCAAACAATTCAAACAGCAATAGCAGACCTATTCGAAGTAGTtggttttttccttttttcctaTCAAATGTTGGGTCGGGTTTGACACTGGAACTTGAGCATTGATGGGtgcaataaataatatttgCTGGTATGACTTCAAGTTTCTGGACATGGattaaatattctttaaatggTCAATCATCTAAGAAATATGCCTTTTCACATGAGAGACTTGAAAAATAAGGCAATGTTGTCTATTACAATAGCTAAAAATTATCTGACTATTTTGGCCTGAATCGAAAGGGACGGAACAATCAGAAATGCTGATATAGGGAATTGGGGCATTTAAATTAGGTTTCCTTCAAATTATCTTAAATGGGACGACAGCAATGTGCACGTGAAACACAGAGCAAATACACCATTATATGAACAAATTTACAGAGCAGTGATAGAAGACAAGAGATGccaaatattcttttaatacCATACAAATTGGAAACACTagctataattttatttcattcttttctgTTTAATAAGATAAAACAAATGCAGACTGCATAAAATTGTTTCAACTTTCTAAAGTCAAAAAAATCGTTTGGAAAGTGATATTACATATCTGGCACGAGACATAGACTTACAAgcagaaaaatagaaaaatactgAAGTTGCAGTAGCAGTTTCCCAGATTATGAAAATTTGCATGCGAAGTAATACAATGTAACCAGAGCAGAAACTAATAAAGCAAACGAGTAAATatgcatttatatattttgtcctcttcttctttttcctctttCAATTAGTTCAAGCCTTTTCCTCAACTTATGGGTATATGACCAATAGACATGAGAAAACAAAAACTGACGTGCGCCACCTACAAAGCAAAAAAATTGTACAGTAAACAGAACGCTGCCTGCCTGCTGCTGGGCTGTCTAGGCCGTACCTTAAAGCAAAAAAGGGGGATTTCGTAGagcaaaataaaatttcaaatcgtTTTTCATTGTCAAGTTCTAcaactgaatttttttttggactaACCTTGATTAAGAAGCTTGCGATGAGGACCAACATTGGTGTTACCAGTGATGGCTGAATTTGCTTCCGCCATGAAATTGGGACCAATAAGTATGCCTGGAATCAAAGTCGATTAATGAagcattaaagaaaaaaatctattgataaatgaaaataaaaagctGTAGCCGTCTATAGAATTTAATGTACACGATTTTGTAGTTGAAAAGGGGATGAAAAAGCTaactaatcaaataaataatggaaAGATCCTCGTGTGCTAATAATAAACCATAGAACAAGCAGACCTAACGAATAAATGCAATCTCATTCATTGAAAACCGACACCATTCATAactatcttcttcttcttctttctctttctcccACAGCTGTGCACAGCATGTGATTTTTCAGATAAACTATTTATTTCTCATCGTAAATACAATGCATACACACCTGTAAAAAACTCCGGTCCAATgatgaagagaagaaagaacgcGAACACGGCGGAGGTCAAACTGATTCTGGTTCGCCGTTTCAATGACTGAGAGCTCATTATGAAACCGaatgaacaaatatattatatgctCCGGCCTCCCAAAGACGCAAACTCGCAAAAATTTTCAGATGAATGTTTCGATTCTAAAGTTATGGAAGGAAGTTTCAGGAGAGAGACGTCCCGATTCACTGTCGCCGGTCCAGCTGACGGCGGAACTTTTCACAGATATACAAAACAGAACTGTTGAATCAGCTGGGACTCGGTCTTAGACTGAAATAACagagagaaaaaggaaaaagtgatATGAGAGATGCGTGAAATGACTTGATAAACTTAAAAAAGTATGAGTTGACATAAAGCAAATATATATGTACCATTACATACTTTTTGAgaaggtaaataaaaaaatgctaTAAACTCACCCATCAAATCAATAGAAGCGCAGAAAGTAACAGAAGACGGAGCTAATTAAGAGCAcattcaaataagaaaaaaaagtggaaTGAACAGAGACAAAATGTACAGAGTTCGCAAAAGCAACAGTGAAGCTTTTTTCTGAGTCTCAGTGAGACAAACAACACAGTTTCAACAAACGCCATAAATACCAAAACAGTGGAAGCAAAGCAAAGAAAAAGCCTGTATGTATAATTGCAGTAAATATGAATGAAGGTCGAGATTTCTCACCAGTTTTCGATGACCATACACGTACGGTACTTTGTTGAAAGAGCAAGCTCGTCGCGCACACACTGCTACAGAGACTGCAAAACTGCAGACAGAGAGAGTGGAAATTAAAGAGGCctacagagagagagagagagagagagtcggTTCCGGACGCGTGCACCCTCTGTGTAGAGAGTGAAAGCTCAACATGCATTTGTATagagagagtgtgtgtgtgtgaggaTTTTACGAGTGAAAGAATGAATAAAAGGGAATCTGTGGGTTTTTTCGCGGAATGTTTGTAGATAGAGAAAGGAGATAAATGTCATTAAATGCCGTTGCTGCAGCTGCATGCTTAACCCTGATTAAATTCACTTCCCCACGCGGCAGTTTCAGCCGTGGTTAGGACTTGCAACCAATTTTTCCTCTTCAATTATACTCATGGACCATGGTTATTACTAATGCCTACAATATAATGTTTACAGCTAATTCTATTATGATCGATGATTATtggttaattaaatttttaaatgtttagAAGACGCAAATTGTGAAAACGAGAAAGTTAGAGATGGATGTGTTGACATATTAGAAGAATAAAACTAAGAATGAGGACATTTTAGACAAGAATATAACTTGTGTAGTGGATAAGACGAGGAAAGCAAAGTTGAGATTATTGAACTTGGCTCATCGTCCTCTGACTCCTCTCCATTacatcttttttttcattttctaaacTGCATATTTAGATAATTGACActtatcatatttataatttaaggatccaaattaaattaatttaacaaatttcttaatcataattaaaaataaatttaaaaaagttaagAAAATATCATCTTTCGCTAATTTGGCTTCTCattaatatcattatttttatgataaatgtTTTACCTCTGAATAACTATCATTTTCCTAATCTAGAGTTAAAAGAATATCCCTTcgttttctaattttttttttatatctgaCCAAAAAATGAAGCAAAATAATTAGGGAAAAAAGAGCAGAccaactttattttttaaaaaatagaaaatattctaaatatattttgcaTTTATTATTATACAATATCTTCTTtcctctccattttttttttttggcataaaTTATTcgtcaaataattttttttgttactgattaaaaaatacttaaagattttttttccgTCAAAAGGTAGTCTACgtgattcaattaaaaaaataatggtatATGTTAAAAGTTAATTTAGATAACATGATCTAATTTTTAGAGATTATCTCGAGTTGTTTTTCTGTATTTTGCATCTcctatgtattttttttatttattaaggaTATCCTTGTTtcaattgattaaatttttaaataaaattctaattaatatCAATGAGAAATcggaaaatataattaaagtgATGATATAAATGAGGAGTTAAAATTAGTGGAAGATGAAAATTCTCTTGCCAAAGTTGGTGAgtgtttttctaatttgttttttaactATGATTAAGAGacttgttaaattaatttaatttaaatttttaaatatgaatatgacAAATGTGACTTATCATTAAGGAAATGGAGAGAAAGTGTAACGGAGATAAGCCAAGTCTAAGATTATTTGTGTATGTGAAGATGAGATACATAATAAGGAGGTGTGAAAAGTTGAATAAGGTGAGTATGAAACGAGGTGCATAAGTATATGAAAAAAGTAATTACAAATGATATGACGTATTTTCTACTTATCAAAAATATGACATTACATAAGACAATTCGAAGAATACTAATTATGATAATTGAgcattgttttgatttttacGAAATAAGGGTGGTGATAGTTTAGAATACCATGTCTAACATAGTATTTATCCAATTAATCCTGTTTatcttttataatattattaaaaacaatATTCGGAAAATTTTTATCTATGACAGccatataaaatttgaatgtaTTGCTCTCCCTATCCCTTATTTCTCTTTTGAAAGTCATATTTTTTGGTGTGACAAGGAATGTACTCTATCCCCTGTTccacatttattattataagaaaaatttgcTCATGAGTTGTAAATGCATAATCCTTAATTGCTAAAAagacaaaacaaaaatatcgaaacaagtaaaattattataaagttaAACGCATGACATGCATATATTGAATGAGTGTAAATATCCGATGCAGATAAGTTTTACTCGTATATTTCTGCTATCatcaaagtaataaaaaaactcttttttatCCTACTTTTCAttgcattatttttaaaatccgCATAAGTTCTATATATTCGCAGTATTATTGTTGAAATCAATTGATTTAAAGTTGTTGCTTACATCTTGGTGGGTGAAATCGTCAATTAATGGAAAGGTTGAATGCAACAATTTGAAATACATACACACCAATCAAGATGCAAGCAACGACTTTGAATCAGTTTATTCAAAGTGAAAGATTTGTATGATTAATCTTGAATTTGTAAGAAAGAGAAGATGGAAAGTCGATGTGTCATTTCACCCCTTTCCTAATGTTTTCCTTACCTTCCTAGT
This window encodes:
- the LOC107014891 gene encoding TPD1 protein homolog 1-like, with product MSSQSLKRRTRISLTSAVFAFFLLFIIGPEFFTGILIGPNFMAEANSAITGNTNVGPHRKLLNQGNEVETTRIWGDKCSKSDIVINQGPTAPLPSGIPTYTVEIMNVCVSGCDISGIHLSCGWFSSARLINPRIFKRLHFDDCLVNDGKPLINGHTISFQYANTFRYPLSVSSVVC